One region of Methanobacterium sp. genomic DNA includes:
- a CDS encoding nitroreductase family protein, which yields MELFDAIMNRRSIRKFKDEVLEDELIEKIVEAGIWAPSAGDLESWDAVIVKDEQTKVQIAVAAYVQEFAAKAPVLIVICANMANSGAIYGKRGRELYCIQDASCAAQNMMLAAYALGLGTTWIGAFKEEDVADLLQLPSHVRPVALIPIGYPDEEPEAPPRRSVKEVLHREKY from the coding sequence ATGGAACTGTTTGATGCAATAATGAATAGAAGAAGTATCCGTAAATTTAAAGATGAAGTTCTTGAAGACGAATTAATTGAAAAAATAGTTGAAGCAGGAATTTGGGCCCCCTCTGCTGGAGATTTAGAGAGCTGGGATGCTGTGATAGTTAAAGATGAGCAAACCAAAGTTCAGATAGCTGTAGCCGCTTATGTGCAGGAATTTGCTGCTAAAGCGCCTGTTTTAATTGTGATATGTGCTAATATGGCAAATTCAGGCGCAATATACGGCAAAAGAGGTAGAGAGCTTTACTGCATACAGGACGCATCCTGTGCAGCGCAAAATATGATGCTTGCAGCATATGCACTTGGATTAGGCACCACATGGATCGGTGCCTTTAAAGAAGAAGATGTTGCAGATTTACTCCAGCTTCCATCACATGTAAGGCCAGTTGCACTGATTCCTATAGGATATCCTGATGAAGAACCAGAAGCACCACCAAGAAGAAGCGTTAAAGAGGTTCTTCACAGGGAAAAATATTGA
- a CDS encoding class I SAM-dependent methyltransferase family protein, translating to MKGKVIGDILVLKNEPSNIQELLQLPEVKRIVKLGRINGPKREPDVEIVIGDNTETIHRENHCLFKLDVARVMWSKGNTTERQRIGKIVKDGETVVDMFAGIGYFSIPMAVHSNPEKIYSIEINPISYGYLKENIVLNKVESVIDPIFGDCREVAPKGIADRVHMGYIGNTHEYLDAAMEIVKPGGIIHYHESVPDLLKFERPSQRIINAAKSREVEILKKRIIKKYSPGVYHVVIDAKIN from the coding sequence ATGAAAGGTAAAGTCATCGGTGATATCCTTGTTTTAAAAAATGAACCTTCAAATATACAGGAACTTCTTCAATTGCCTGAAGTAAAGCGTATAGTTAAATTAGGACGGATAAACGGACCTAAAAGAGAACCGGATGTTGAAATAGTGATAGGAGATAATACTGAAACCATTCACAGAGAGAACCACTGTCTCTTCAAATTGGACGTTGCCAGAGTAATGTGGTCTAAAGGAAATACCACTGAGCGTCAAAGAATAGGAAAAATAGTAAAAGATGGGGAAACAGTTGTGGATATGTTTGCTGGAATCGGTTATTTCTCAATTCCAATGGCTGTTCATTCAAATCCTGAAAAGATCTATTCAATAGAAATAAATCCAATTTCTTACGGCTATTTAAAAGAAAATATAGTTCTTAATAAGGTAGAAAGCGTAATAGATCCAATATTTGGAGATTGCAGAGAAGTAGCTCCTAAAGGAATTGCAGATAGAGTTCATATGGGCTACATTGGAAATACGCATGAATATTTAGATGCTGCAATGGAAATAGTAAAACCTGGAGGAATTATTCACTATCATGAGTCGGTTCCTGACCTTTTAAAATTTGAAAGACCTTCACAAAGAATAATTAATGCTGCAAAGAGTCGTGAAGTGGAAATATTAAAGAAAAGGATCATTAAAAAATATTCTCCAGGGGTTTACCATGTGGTGATAGATGCAAAAATAAATTAA
- a CDS encoding orc1/cdc6 family replication initiation protein has product MNIFEELGEKNTVFKCKKFLDHRFLPDKLPHREEQIRSVAKYWIEALNNVTPPDVTIYGKTGTGKTAVAKFAKKQLLQVAKNKNMNVRVEYVRCTDYTTEYQVIAHLCQQLGQNVPYRGWTKAEVIRSFRNLFKKNVFGKDLILIILLDEIDILLKNDGDGLLYTLTRTDNVAIASISNYVEFKKFIKPRVKSSLRDREIVFPPYNAQQLVDILEERAEMSFRENVVSDDVIPLCAALAAKEEGDARYALDLLRTSGELADEKGSEIIHEEYVREAKDYIEHNKVTDIIMTLPSQQQKVLESLLYLTRRKEEITSGRLYEVYKEFSKGDSVSYRRIFDFINELEMLGLISTKTVSRGRGKGRTNIIDLQCELNLLEDAMWNA; this is encoded by the coding sequence ATGAATATTTTTGAAGAGCTTGGAGAAAAAAATACTGTTTTTAAATGCAAAAAATTCCTGGATCACAGGTTTTTGCCGGATAAATTGCCTCACAGGGAAGAACAAATAAGATCTGTTGCCAAATACTGGATTGAAGCTTTGAATAATGTAACTCCTCCTGATGTAACAATATACGGTAAAACAGGCACCGGTAAAACTGCAGTTGCAAAATTTGCAAAAAAACAGTTATTACAGGTTGCAAAGAATAAAAACATGAATGTAAGGGTAGAATATGTAAGATGCACAGATTACACTACTGAATACCAGGTTATAGCCCATTTATGCCAGCAATTAGGTCAAAATGTTCCTTACAGGGGCTGGACCAAAGCAGAAGTTATTCGTTCATTTAGAAATCTCTTTAAAAAAAATGTTTTTGGAAAAGATCTGATTTTAATCATTCTCCTTGATGAAATTGATATACTGCTTAAAAATGATGGCGATGGATTGCTTTACACCCTCACAAGGACTGACAATGTTGCCATTGCCTCCATAAGTAACTATGTTGAATTTAAAAAGTTCATAAAACCACGTGTGAAAAGTAGTTTACGAGATAGAGAAATTGTGTTCCCCCCATACAACGCACAACAACTGGTAGATATTTTAGAAGAAAGAGCTGAAATGTCTTTTAGAGAAAATGTGGTAAGTGATGATGTAATTCCACTTTGTGCAGCTCTAGCAGCAAAAGAAGAGGGTGATGCAAGATATGCACTTGATCTTCTCCGGACATCTGGTGAACTTGCAGATGAAAAGGGCTCAGAAATTATTCATGAAGAATATGTAAGAGAAGCAAAGGACTATATTGAACATAACAAAGTTACAGATATTATAATGACCCTTCCAAGCCAGCAGCAGAAAGTACTGGAGTCACTACTTTATCTAACCAGGCGAAAAGAAGAAATAACATCCGGAAGGCTATATGAAGTTTATAAGGAATTTTCCAAAGGGGATTCTGTATCTTATAGGCGTATATTTGATTTTATAAATGAATTAGAAATGCTTGGACTTATTTCAACTAAAACCGTTTCCAGAGGTAGGGGGAAGGGCAGGACAAATATAATTGACTTACAATGTGAACTCAATCTTCTTGAGGATGCTATGTGGAATGCATGA
- a CDS encoding SPFH domain-containing protein, with protein MDLFTVIIILLVLFVFAFKGLKILRPYEKGVVERLGKYQRTVTSGLVFIIPFIETIKKVDMREQVVDVPPQEVITKDNTVVVVDCVIFYEVVDPFNAVYNVVDFYQAITKLAQTNLRNIIGDLELDQTLTSREMINTQLREVLDEATDKWGTRVVRVEIQRIEPPKDIVEAMSKQMKAERMKRAAILEAEGYKQSEIKKAEGDKQAAILEAEGKAESIKKVADANKYQEIAIAEGEASAISNVYKAIHEGNPTNDLLAIKYLDSLQKIADGKATKILLPMETSGILGSIAGIGELFKQDKHFENTEDLPSSNEKPVDMGKVEGK; from the coding sequence ATGGATTTATTTACAGTAATCATAATATTGCTGGTACTTTTTGTATTTGCATTTAAAGGATTGAAAATTTTAAGGCCGTATGAGAAAGGAGTAGTTGAAAGACTTGGTAAATATCAACGTACTGTAACAAGCGGACTTGTTTTTATTATCCCCTTCATTGAAACCATTAAAAAAGTGGATATGAGGGAACAGGTGGTGGATGTGCCTCCTCAAGAGGTAATTACCAAGGACAACACAGTTGTGGTTGTAGACTGTGTTATCTTTTATGAAGTTGTAGACCCCTTCAATGCAGTTTACAATGTTGTAGACTTTTACCAGGCAATAACCAAGCTTGCTCAGACAAATTTAAGAAATATTATAGGTGATCTGGAGCTTGATCAAACTCTTACTTCACGCGAAATGATCAACACTCAACTAAGAGAAGTTCTGGACGAAGCAACTGATAAATGGGGTACTCGTGTGGTTAGAGTGGAAATTCAAAGAATTGAACCACCTAAAGATATTGTGGAGGCCATGTCCAAACAGATGAAAGCTGAAAGGATGAAAAGAGCAGCAATATTAGAGGCTGAAGGTTACAAGCAATCAGAAATCAAAAAAGCTGAAGGTGACAAACAGGCCGCTATATTAGAGGCAGAAGGTAAAGCTGAGTCCATTAAAAAAGTAGCTGATGCTAATAAATATCAAGAAATTGCAATTGCTGAAGGTGAAGCAAGCGCAATTTCAAATGTATATAAAGCCATACATGAAGGAAATCCAACTAACGATCTTTTAGCCATAAAATATCTTGATTCACTTCAAAAAATAGCAGATGGGAAAGCCACCAAAATACTGCTTCCTATGGAAACTTCAGGGATTTTAGGGTCAATTGCAGGTATCGGCGAGCTATTTAAACAGGATAAACATTTTGAAAATACTGAGGATCTGCCCAGCAGTAATGAAAAACCTGTTGATATGGGTAAAGTCGAAGGAAAATAA
- a CDS encoding beta-CASP ribonuclease aCPSF1 has product MGSEIQEIKNTIIQRLPSRVQVAKVDFEGPEVVIYTKNPEIIAENGALIRDLAKDIRKRIIIRSDRSVLTEPEESIRKIHEIVPEEAKITNISFDDITCEVIIEARKPGLVIGKYGSTSREIVKKIGWAPKILRTPPISSEIIQRVRRTLRKNSKERKKILQTLGNKIHRSVELENDWTRLTSLGGFREVGRSSLFLQTPNSKILLDCGVNVAGADDKSSYPYLNVPEFVLDDLDAVIITHAHLDHSGFLPYLFHYGYEGPVYCTTPTRDLMTLLQLDNIDIAHREDKPLPFNVKHVKKSVKHTITLDYGEVTDIAPDIRLTLHNAGHILGSAIVHMHIGDGQHNFVYTGDFKFERSRLLEPAVSKFPRVESLVMESTYGGQGDVQPSRNDAEKELIKTIYRTLERGGKILIPVFAVGRAQELMIVLEEYIRHGIIDEVPVYIDGMIWEANAIHTARPEYLSKDLRDQIFHMGRNPFISDVFCKVSSVEERRQIVEGEPAIILSTSGMLTGGNSVEYFKWLCEDEKSSLVFVGYQAEGSLGRRLQKGWKEIPLKEDGKTNVYNVEMEIKTIEGFSGHSDRKQLMDYVRKLSPKPEKILICHGDNYKTLDLASSIYRSYKIETKTPMNLETVRIQ; this is encoded by the coding sequence ATGGGTTCAGAGATTCAAGAAATTAAAAATACAATAATACAAAGACTCCCATCAAGAGTACAGGTAGCCAAGGTAGATTTTGAAGGTCCGGAAGTCGTAATTTATACAAAAAATCCGGAAATAATAGCTGAAAATGGAGCTTTAATTAGAGATCTGGCCAAAGACATAAGGAAACGGATAATAATCCGCTCAGATCGCTCAGTCCTCACAGAGCCAGAAGAATCCATCAGAAAAATCCATGAAATAGTTCCAGAAGAGGCCAAAATAACCAATATTTCTTTTGACGATATTACATGTGAGGTAATAATAGAGGCAAGAAAACCAGGCCTCGTAATAGGTAAATACGGCTCTACATCAAGAGAAATAGTTAAAAAGATAGGTTGGGCACCTAAAATTCTCAGAACCCCTCCAATATCTTCTGAAATTATTCAAAGAGTTAGAAGAACACTTAGAAAAAACAGTAAGGAAAGAAAGAAGATTTTACAAACACTGGGAAATAAAATTCACCGAAGTGTTGAACTTGAAAACGATTGGACACGTCTAACTTCCCTTGGAGGATTTAGAGAAGTTGGAAGGTCTTCATTATTTTTACAAACACCTAACAGTAAGATTTTACTGGACTGTGGGGTAAATGTTGCTGGTGCTGACGATAAAAGTTCCTACCCCTACTTAAACGTCCCGGAATTTGTACTCGACGACCTTGACGCTGTAATTATAACCCACGCGCACCTTGATCACTCTGGATTTTTACCATATCTTTTCCACTATGGATATGAAGGGCCTGTTTACTGTACGACACCAACAAGGGATTTAATGACTCTTTTACAGTTAGATAACATAGACATAGCTCACCGTGAAGACAAGCCACTTCCATTCAATGTTAAACACGTTAAAAAGAGCGTTAAGCACACAATAACTCTGGATTATGGTGAGGTAACTGATATAGCTCCAGATATTAGATTAACTCTTCACAATGCCGGTCATATTCTTGGATCTGCAATTGTTCACATGCACATAGGAGACGGTCAGCATAACTTCGTATACACTGGAGACTTTAAATTTGAAAGAAGTAGACTCCTGGAACCTGCAGTATCTAAATTCCCCCGTGTAGAATCGCTTGTAATGGAAAGTACCTATGGTGGACAGGGTGATGTCCAGCCTTCAAGAAACGATGCAGAAAAAGAGCTTATAAAAACCATATACAGGACTCTTGAGCGTGGAGGAAAAATATTAATACCTGTTTTTGCTGTAGGAAGAGCTCAAGAGCTTATGATAGTCCTTGAAGAGTATATTAGGCACGGAATCATTGATGAAGTCCCTGTTTACATCGATGGGATGATCTGGGAAGCGAATGCGATTCATACCGCAAGACCAGAATATTTAAGTAAGGATCTGCGTGATCAGATATTCCATATGGGAAGAAACCCGTTCATCTCCGACGTATTCTGCAAGGTAAGCAGTGTTGAAGAGAGAAGACAGATAGTAGAAGGAGAGCCTGCAATAATTCTTTCAACCAGCGGAATGCTTACTGGAGGTAACTCTGTAGAGTACTTCAAATGGTTATGCGAAGATGAAAAAAGTTCTCTTGTCTTTGTTGGTTATCAGGCAGAAGGATCTCTTGGAAGACGGTTACAGAAAGGATGGAAGGAAATCCCACTTAAAGAAGATGGAAAAACCAATGTTTACAACGTGGAAATGGAAATAAAAACCATCGAAGGGTTCAGTGGACACTCTGACCGGAAGCAGCTAATGGATTATGTAAGAAAACTATCTCCAAAACCTGAAAAAATCCTTATATGTCATGGAGATAACTATAAAACACTCGATCTTGCATCAAGCATTTATAGATCCTATAAAATCGAGACAAAGACGCCGATGAATCTGGAAACAGTCAGGATTCAATAA
- the psmB gene encoding archaeal proteasome endopeptidase complex subunit beta — protein MNDENILKGTTTVGLKCKDGVVFATERRATMGNLIAHKAARKIFKIDDHIGATIAGGVGDAQSLMKYISAEVALYRLRHGVRISVESAATLTANILHSSRFYPFFVQTLLGGVDDNGPALFSLDPTGGTMEDNMVSTGSGSPVAYGLLEDRYNEDIDIEEGIDIAVRAIQSAMERDAFSGNGILVAVVTKEGFKILPEEEVKSRLRK, from the coding sequence ATGAATGATGAAAACATATTAAAAGGCACTACAACTGTTGGATTGAAATGTAAGGACGGAGTTGTTTTTGCCACAGAAAGAAGGGCTACCATGGGTAATTTAATAGCCCATAAGGCTGCTCGAAAAATTTTTAAAATTGATGATCATATAGGGGCCACTATTGCTGGAGGTGTAGGCGACGCCCAGAGTCTCATGAAGTATATAAGCGCAGAAGTAGCTTTATACAGGCTTAGACACGGTGTGAGAATAAGTGTTGAATCCGCCGCAACTTTAACAGCAAACATATTGCATTCATCAAGGTTTTATCCATTCTTTGTTCAAACCTTACTTGGAGGTGTTGACGATAATGGTCCTGCATTATTCTCATTAGACCCTACAGGTGGAACAATGGAAGATAATATGGTTTCAACCGGATCAGGTTCACCAGTAGCTTATGGTCTTCTTGAAGACAGGTACAATGAAGATATAGATATTGAAGAAGGAATAGATATAGCTGTTAGAGCAATACAGTCTGCAATGGAAAGAGATGCATTTTCAGGTAACGGTATTCTGGTTGCAGTAGTAACCAAAGAAGGATTTAAAATTTTACCTGAAGAAGAAGTAAAGAGTAGACTTAGAAAATAA
- the pyrB gene encoding aspartate carbamoyltransferase: MSFSQKNIISIRDLSKKDIEYILKISEKMEPIARSEKKSNILSGKLLGMLFYEPSTRTRLSFEAAMKRLGGSTIGFSEAGTSSATKGENLNDTVKIVGKYSDALVIRHNMEGTARYAANIADVPVINAGDGAGQHPTQTLLDLYTMKRVLGKIDDLHIALVGDLKYGRTVHSLAYALAMFNVDVSFVSPKELKMPPEILHDLGKSGVEVYETDNIHDVLDKTDVLYVTRIQKERFPDPAEYSKIKGSYTIDYNLLKDSNTIVMHPLPRVDEIAHDVDNSKHGKYFEQAFYGVPVRMALLKAIKI; this comes from the coding sequence ATGAGCTTCAGTCAAAAAAATATTATTTCAATAAGGGACCTTAGCAAAAAAGATATAGAATACATCCTTAAAATATCTGAAAAGATGGAACCCATTGCCAGATCAGAAAAAAAATCCAATATTTTATCTGGAAAGCTTCTGGGAATGCTTTTTTACGAACCATCAACCAGGACACGTTTATCCTTTGAAGCTGCAATGAAAAGACTTGGAGGAAGTACCATTGGATTTTCAGAAGCCGGGACAAGTTCAGCTACCAAGGGAGAAAATTTAAATGATACAGTTAAAATAGTAGGAAAATATTCAGATGCTCTTGTTATAAGACATAATATGGAAGGAACAGCGCGTTATGCAGCTAATATTGCTGATGTTCCTGTGATAAACGCTGGAGATGGTGCGGGACAACATCCAACCCAAACTTTACTCGATCTTTATACAATGAAACGAGTTCTTGGAAAAATTGATGATCTGCACATTGCCCTTGTAGGAGATCTTAAATATGGAAGAACTGTACATTCATTGGCATATGCACTGGCAATGTTTAACGTTGATGTGAGCTTTGTATCTCCAAAAGAGCTTAAAATGCCTCCTGAAATACTTCATGACCTTGGAAAAAGTGGTGTTGAGGTATATGAGACTGATAATATCCACGATGTGCTGGACAAAACAGACGTTCTTTATGTAACAAGAATCCAGAAAGAAAGATTCCCTGACCCTGCAGAATATTCAAAAATTAAAGGGAGCTATACAATTGATTATAATCTTTTAAAAGATAGTAATACCATTGTAATGCATCCTTTACCGAGGGTTGATGAAATAGCCCATGATGTGGATAATAGCAAGCATGGAAAATATTTTGAGCAAGCCTTTTATGGAGTACCTGTTAGGATGGCTCTATTGAAAGCCATCAAAATCTAA
- a CDS encoding methyltransferase domain-containing protein → MQISLITIIALISVFFIFLWILLSIIGKIHPHPIPAFMGKYLDSDYRRIIQPPDKLIKRSGINEGMNVLEAGCGSGAFTNYVARAVGTKGKIYAFDIQEEMLKQLRMKLMRFENRDISNIFMVEGDICKMPFKDNYFDLVYMVAVLQEVKDRRKALQEIKRVLKPEGILAVTEFLPDPDYPFKSTTVKQCEAAGFILDNVEGSFINYTTRFIKPDFDFEKISS, encoded by the coding sequence ATGCAAATATCCTTAATAACTATCATAGCTTTAATTTCTGTCTTTTTTATCTTTTTATGGATTTTACTGAGCATTATAGGTAAAATACATCCTCATCCTATACCTGCATTTATGGGAAAATATTTAGATAGCGATTATCGAAGGATAATTCAGCCTCCAGATAAATTGATTAAAAGAAGTGGTATTAATGAAGGGATGAATGTCTTAGAGGCAGGATGTGGAAGTGGAGCATTTACAAATTATGTTGCAAGGGCTGTTGGAACTAAAGGGAAAATATATGCCTTTGATATCCAGGAAGAGATGCTGAAACAGCTCCGCATGAAATTAATGCGATTTGAAAACAGGGATATCAGTAATATATTCATGGTAGAAGGAGATATTTGTAAAATGCCATTTAAAGACAATTATTTTGATCTTGTGTATATGGTTGCAGTTTTACAGGAAGTTAAGGATAGAAGAAAAGCACTTCAAGAAATCAAAAGAGTTTTAAAACCTGAAGGTATACTTGCAGTGACAGAATTTTTACCAGATCCTGATTATCCCTTTAAATCAACCACCGTAAAACAATGCGAAGCTGCAGGTTTTATTTTGGATAATGTGGAGGGAAGTTTTATTAATTACACTACGCGTTTTATAAAGCCTGATTTTGATTTTGAAAAAATAAGTTCATAA
- a CDS encoding formate--phosphoribosylaminoimidazolecarboxamide ligase has translation MTIVERQKILDILEGYNKENITIATLGSHTSLHILKGAKEEGFKTAIVCEKGREVPYKRFRVADEYIMVDKFSDIINEDVQQKLRDLNSIVVPHGSFIAYAGLGHVEKDFYVPMFGNRSILRWEAERNLERKLMLESDIRIPHNYSSSADIDRTVMVKFPGARGGKGYFVCSSPEEFDKKIMAMIDRGWITESDIEKAHIEEYVSGCNYCIHFFYSALKDEVEVLGMDSRFESNIDGIVRIPAKDQLDLSMEPSYVITGNHPVVMRESLLPQVFDIGDNLVKAAKKLVKPGMNGPFCLQTMCTDDLEIVVFEMSARIDGGTNSFMHTSAYSYIMFGEFMSMGRRIAREIKNAITEDKLDIVIT, from the coding sequence ATGACTATAGTAGAAAGACAGAAAATTCTCGACATCCTTGAAGGGTACAATAAAGAAAATATAACCATTGCAACTCTTGGAAGTCATACATCTTTACATATATTAAAAGGAGCAAAGGAAGAAGGTTTCAAGACTGCAATAGTCTGTGAAAAAGGGCGTGAAGTTCCATACAAGCGTTTTAGAGTCGCTGATGAATATATAATGGTAGATAAGTTCAGTGACATAATAAATGAAGATGTTCAACAAAAGTTACGTGATTTAAACAGTATAGTTGTTCCTCATGGATCTTTTATAGCATATGCCGGACTTGGACACGTTGAAAAGGATTTCTATGTCCCAATGTTTGGAAACAGGTCAATTTTAAGATGGGAGGCTGAAAGAAACCTTGAAAGAAAACTGATGCTCGAATCAGATATAAGAATACCTCATAATTACTCAAGCAGTGCAGATATCGACAGGACTGTAATGGTTAAATTCCCCGGTGCAAGGGGTGGAAAAGGATATTTTGTCTGTTCTTCTCCTGAAGAATTTGATAAAAAGATCATGGCCATGATTGACCGTGGATGGATCACAGAATCAGACATAGAAAAAGCCCACATTGAAGAATATGTTTCAGGGTGTAATTACTGTATACACTTCTTCTATTCAGCATTAAAGGATGAAGTAGAAGTTTTGGGTATGGACAGCAGATTTGAATCAAATATTGATGGAATAGTAAGAATTCCTGCAAAAGATCAGCTTGATCTTTCCATGGAGCCATCATATGTGATAACCGGTAATCACCCGGTAGTAATGAGGGAATCATTGCTTCCACAGGTATTTGATATAGGAGATAATCTTGTAAAAGCAGCTAAAAAGTTGGTAAAGCCTGGAATGAACGGTCCGTTCTGTTTACAGACAATGTGCACTGATGATCTTGAAATTGTCGTATTTGAAATGAGTGCAAGAATTGATGGTGGAACAAACTCATTCATGCATACTTCTGCATACAGCTACATCATGTTCGGTGAATTCATGAGCATGGGGCGCAGAATTGCACGTGAAATAAAAAATGCAATTACTGAAGATAAGTTAGATATAGTCATCACATGA
- a CDS encoding DUF429 domain-containing protein, protein MFNNNFKLGFKIIGLDLAGKPENPTGICFLDSDKIECCTIFEDNEILNIISNANPSLIVIDAPLSLPRGRCCLNNECPCSDIGGHFRKAEDEMRKYGRTLPLTFRGMRILTERGIKIADKLKSQYEVIESHPRTIQKILGPQNATKIKKTFHLSKDISEHEMDAVLLVIAGINYYNNNFMEFGDKEEGIIILPMHP, encoded by the coding sequence ATGTTTAATAATAACTTTAAACTGGGTTTTAAAATCATTGGGCTTGATCTGGCAGGAAAACCGGAGAATCCCACTGGAATTTGTTTTTTAGATTCAGATAAAATCGAATGCTGTACTATTTTTGAAGATAATGAGATATTAAACATTATATCAAATGCAAACCCTTCATTAATTGTTATTGACGCCCCACTTTCACTTCCCAGAGGCAGATGCTGCTTAAACAATGAATGCCCATGCAGCGATATAGGAGGACATTTTAGAAAAGCTGAAGATGAAATGCGAAAATATGGACGTACATTACCCCTCACATTCCGTGGGATGCGAATACTTACTGAAAGAGGAATTAAGATTGCAGATAAATTAAAAAGTCAATATGAAGTCATTGAATCCCATCCAAGAACCATACAAAAAATTTTAGGTCCCCAAAACGCTACAAAAATTAAAAAAACTTTTCATTTATCTAAAGATATCAGTGAACACGAAATGGATGCTGTTCTTCTTGTTATTGCAGGAATAAACTATTACAACAATAATTTTATGGAGTTTGGAGATAAAGAAGAGGGAATTATTATTTTACCAATGCATCCTTAA